From a single Natronorubrum tibetense GA33 genomic region:
- a CDS encoding class I SAM-dependent methyltransferase, whose protein sequence is MPKGDNWSALAKKGLKKPHRIPPFVLRQMFPKKFQKWKSQEGVVTWDSFSWGDGSNPAQISAINYHMVQALRKDLEGHNFETAVEIGCGYGRVTPWLSDYASTVIGIEPNEEMAQYIEKYHPNIKYIQSKAQDMPLDDDSVGLIFTRSVLQHIPPNDIQSVCNEVSRVTSSNSRLLLCEATSGEGDNQSFWPRPKSTYKELFSDFELTQSWKRDAPAKTREHTRERMTFICKQS, encoded by the coding sequence ATGCCTAAAGGTGATAATTGGAGTGCCCTAGCAAAAAAAGGGCTGAAGAAACCACACCGGATACCCCCGTTTGTTCTGCGGCAAATGTTCCCAAAAAAGTTCCAGAAGTGGAAAAGCCAAGAAGGAGTGGTGACGTGGGATTCATTCAGTTGGGGTGATGGCTCTAACCCTGCACAAATTAGCGCCATTAATTACCATATGGTCCAAGCATTGCGGAAGGATCTGGAAGGACACAATTTCGAGACTGCCGTCGAAATAGGATGCGGGTATGGACGGGTAACCCCATGGTTATCTGACTATGCATCTACTGTGATCGGTATTGAGCCAAACGAAGAAATGGCACAATATATAGAGAAATATCACCCCAATATAAAATATATTCAATCAAAAGCGCAAGATATGCCATTGGATGATGATAGTGTTGGCTTGATTTTTACGCGCTCTGTATTACAACATATACCCCCAAATGATATACAGAGTGTTTGCAATGAAGTATCTCGTGTGACTTCATCTAATTCTCGTTTGTTGCTCTGCGAGGCGACCTCAGGAGAGGGGGATAATCAAAGTTTCTGGCCTCGTCCCAAAAGCACCTATAAAGAACTATTCTCAGATTTCGAACTAACACAGAGTTGGAAAAGAGACGCTCCTGCAAAAACGCGGGAACACACTCGTGAAAGGATGACGTTCATCTGCAAACAGTCCTGA